Genomic window (Planococcus sp. MSAK28401):
CCCACAACTACAAAAATCGAATTTTTCATATTCAAGCAGGAGGTAATTCAATATGCCACGCGTAAAAGGCGGAACAGTGACGCGCAAGCGTCGTAAAAGAGTATTAAAATTAGCTAAAGGTTATTACGGTTCCAAACACTTACTATTTAAAGTAGCGAACCAACAAGTTATGAAGTCAGGTAACTATGCTTACCGTGACCGTCGCAACAAAAAACGTGATTTCCGCAAATTGTGGATCACACGCATCAACGCAGCAGCTCGTTTGAACGATATTTCTTACAGCCGCTTGATGCACGGATTGAAACTTGCTGGCATCGACATCAACCGCAAAATGCTAGCTGAAATCGCTGTATCTGATGCAGCTGCTTTCACAGCTTTGGTTGACCAAGCGAAAAAAGCATCTAACAACTAATTCACACTGGGCCTAGCGCCTGGTTCGATAGAAAGGAGGTCGGCTAATTGCCGGCCTTTTTTTATTGAAGCCGATGGGGAGGGAAGATAATGATCATTTTGGCAGCTTATTTGGCCGCCATGTCGAGTTTTGCCTTTATCATGATGTGGGCGGACAAACGGCAGGCACAAGCACGTGGCCCGCGCATCCCTGAAAAACGCCTATGGCTGGTGGCAGCAATCGGCGGGGGCATCGGGGCATATCTGGGAATGATGCTG
Coding sequences:
- a CDS encoding DUF1294 domain-containing protein; amino-acid sequence: MIILAAYLAAMSSFAFIMMWADKRQAQARGPRIPEKRLWLVAAIGGGIGAYLGMMLFRHKTKHTNFRIGFFVLALIQASLLVWIASQ
- the rplT gene encoding 50S ribosomal protein L20, with protein sequence MPRVKGGTVTRKRRKRVLKLAKGYYGSKHLLFKVANQQVMKSGNYAYRDRRNKKRDFRKLWITRINAAARLNDISYSRLMHGLKLAGIDINRKMLAEIAVSDAAAFTALVDQAKKASNN